ctgctcttgtccttctagacctgtctgctgcctttgatactgtgaaccatcagatcctcctctccaccctcaccgagctgggcatctccggcgcggctcactcttggattgcgtcctacctgaccggtcgctcctaccaagtggcgtggcgagaagctgtctccgcaccacgtgctctcaccactggtgtcccccagggctcagttctaggccctctcctattctcgctatacaccaagtcacttggctctgtcatatcctcacatggcctctcctatcattgctacgctgacgatacacaactaatcttctcctttcccccttctgataaccaggtggcgaatcgcatctctgcatgtctggcagacatatcagtatggatgacggatcaccacctcaagctgaaccttggcaagacggagctgctcttcctcccggggaaggactgcccgttccatgatttcgccatcacggttgacaactccgttgtatcctcctcccagagtgcgaagagccttggcgtgaccctggacaataccctgtcgttctccgctaacatcaaggcggtgacccgatcctgcaggttcatgctctacaacattcggagagtacgaccctgccttacacaggaagcggcacaggtcctaatccaggcacttgtcatctcccgtctggattactgcaactcgctgttggctgggctccctgcctgtgccattaaacccctacaactcatccagaatgccgcagcccgtctggtgttcaaccttcccaagttctctcacgtcaccccgctcctccgcacactccactggcttccagttgaagctcgcatctgttacaagaccatggtgcttgcctatggagctgtgagggggacggcacctccgtaccttcaggctctgatcagtccctacacccaaacgagggcattgcgttcatccacctctggcctgctggctccccttcctctgcggaagcatagttcccactcagcccagtcaaaactgttcgctgctctggcaccccaatggtggaacaagctccctcacgacgccaggacagcggagtcactcaccaccttccggagacatttgaaacatcacctctttaaggaatacctgggataggataaagtaatcccccccttaaaaaaattataataataataattgtaaagtggttatcccactggttatagggtgaatgcaccaatttgtaagtcgctctggataagagcgtctgctaaatgtaaatgtaaattacattttacattttagtcatttagcagacgctcttatccagagccacttacagttagtgaatgcatacattttcatactggccccccgtgggaatcgaacccacaaccctggcgttgcaagcgccatgctctaccaactgcgctacacagggcttcatctatactgattgaagtggatttaacaagtgacatcaataagggatcatagctttcacctggattcacctggtcagtctatgtcatggaaagagcaggtgtccttaatgttttgtacactcagtgtatatcatctGTTGTTCCCCCAAAAGAAGAATAATTATACATATAGGCTAGTAGCAATGACCCGGGCCCAAGCCTTTTGACCCTTTCTCAAATATTTCGCCCTTATTTAAGTCATCAAATTCAGCTACAACAATACCACATTGCCTAGGGATGTCTGTCTGAAAGCAGCAGTGGGATTTGAACCTGGGCCGCCATGGGTTGGCATGTATGTATTACAAGACGAAGGCACTAACCCATGCTGGCCTCATGGCAGAAAACTATGGAAGAGCATGCCTGTATGTATGAATTACAGGTTCCGGTCTTGACTCAATCTCTTGCTCTTACACCAATCTCATAATATaatttatgccatttagcagacacttttatctaaagcaacttacagtcatacgtgccAAAAATGTTTTacgtatgggtgatcccgggtatcgaacccactatcctggcattgcaagcaccatgctctaccaactgagctacagaggaccactatgtgGGTAGTGGACAAGCGTACACTTAAGGAAAAAGTATACAGTATTGAGATGCATAGCCAGCCGGGGGCTCCAACTAGCCTGGGACCAGTCTGTTTATCTAACATCCCGGTCCTTGTACTCTGTGTCATATACCAAAGATTTACCAGATGTATTGGGCCACCAATTTACAACATCCCACCAAGTTTGGTCTCTGTAGGTCTAACTATTTAAGAGCTATAGCTCTCTTAAaattggaataataataatatgtcagaataataatatcCCTGACAAtaacactaactgtaagttgttctggataagagcttctgttACATGACTCAAATATAATAGTACGAGTGTTCCAGCCCGATTCGGGGTTTGGACCCCCAATTATGCACCACATGTACAATTCCAACAGAGTGCAGCATAGACACTGGCAGTGTAACTGACCCATCCCAGGCAGTTTCCTGTCCGTGTGTCCATATGTCTGTGTTTTGCATCGTCACTTTGTGGTCATGCTAGAAAAGACGGAAGTGCATCACTTTCGAAACTTCAACCTTTCCCATAACCTTatccctaaccataaccttttAATTGAAACTAATAGCAACTAACTCGTGGATAGTGATGACAGTGCCATGGTTGTCCCTTGtggcatggccatctagtgactgcTGAGAGGGTTGGTCTATGAGTAGAAGGTGAGGACGCTCTTGTGGTTGCCTCTGATCAATATGGTGGGAGGGAGGTTCTTGGTGAGGATGTCCAACCAGGCCATGTAGAGGTGGTCAGAGACTGAGCCTAGACGGGCGATAGGCATACTCCTGCAAAGTGGGAAATACAGTATTAAACCTAAGTTGTCTAAACAGCTGGATGTTAGCAGCAGGGTCACCACTATATGGCCGTGGGTGTCTCAGGGATATGCAAAACAAATAACAGGCATTTCACACATGCGTCTAATACACAGTTGAAACAGGACAGATATAAGCAccaaccaaattattattattattattattattattgttatataCCTCAGTTAGCTTCATAGTTCTCTGACGGATTGGACTATCATATTTATAAATGTTTTACAGAGAGATTGATAGATGATGATAAGGCTCTTGTTGGTATCTCTTATAATTAGGGCCTAGAGTTTTTCCTGAACACATGGTGACTTGACCAGGATAAActctacagtatactgtacttaCACTATGATGAGGTTGGCAGCTCGGGAGTTCTCCTGCAGTAGTTCATTCAGCCTGACCTGGAGGTTGGtctggaggggagaggacacAGTGGTGGTGGGTCACATGGTTGGTATGACAACCAACCACTAAAGGCTACAGTGAAAACACAGCTGTCTACTTCTGTTGCTACTGCATCATGGGACTGTTGGATTCTATCATCCAGATGAATACATTAAATTGAACTACAAGAAGATAAAGTTGAgcacagtgcttgacttggactgaaataggttctggtactcattttgggtgccggtactgtttatatttaggtgcaggagctccaaaaatacttttgagctaatattctataagtgGAAAAAAAGTTAAAGAAGTGGAACATTTGAGGTGCTGGTACTCATCTCCGGTAAGCTCCTGCCTAAGTCAAGCACTGATTGAGCATGTTCATTCATGTTGTACTGCAATGAGCACAGTATGTGGTTGATAATCAGTAGAAGTTATTGGTCCTGGTCTCTGTGGTGAGCACTGAGCAGTGGTCTGTATCTACAAGTCTCTGTGGTGAGCACTGAACAGTGGTCTGTCTCTACTAGTCTCTGTGGTGAGCACTGAGCAGTGGTCTGTCTCTACTAGTCTCTGTGGTGAGCACTGAGCAGTGGTCTGTATCTACAAGTCTCTGTGGTGAGCACTGAACAGTGGTCTGTCTCTACTAGTCTCTGTGGTGAGCACTGAGCAGTGGTCTGTCTCTACTAGTCTCTGTGGTGAGCACTGAGCAGTGGTCTGTCTCTACAAGTTTCTGTGGTGAGCAGTCACTGGTCTGTCTCTACAAGTCTCTGTGGTGAGCAGTCACTGGTCTGTCTCTACAAGTCTCTGTGGTGAGCAGTCACTGGTCTGTCTCTAGACTCCACCTTTTCCTCGAAGGTGTCCAGCTCGGCGTCAGAGATCTTCCAGGGGTTGTCTTTCCTCAGAGCCTCGGCCAGAGTGGTGCTCTTTGACCCCTCGTGAAGACGGAACGGCTCGATCATGTCCTCAAACATCTTCCAGCTGGGGGACGAACACAGACAGCAGTTAGCAGGATTAATCAGGTATTAATCACTGATACTTTGACTTCAGATATCAGGAATATTATGTCTTACTTGTGCATGTTATCATTAATCTTGGCACCCAGAACTAAATCGGCTACTCTGTCACCAGAGATGGACCAGTttgaagctggggatgattagccATGATATATTCATTCATGTGAGTTGTATTTTCTTGTGTAAATACTGAATGAGACAAAGTTGTGCGTCTGTTTTATATTGTCATTAACTGTCTCACTATAATAGAGCCTTTATCCTTTtcctgactggtgttgctttggGCTGACTGCTGATCACATCCCTGACGTGTGGTTGGTCAGCCGGGAGTGAGCTCACGGCTACAGAACGGAATGTCTGGAATCTCTCCCGCCACAGCATGTGagcgacagtgtgtgtgtgtgtgtgtgtgtgtgtgtgtgtgagcaatcACATCTCCCCAGggttgtctctctgtgtgtgtgcgtgtatataTTACCTGCTAGTGTTGGGGTTTTGGGTGATGTCATCGATGACGTGGATGTCTGCATATTTGATCCTGAACTTCTCCAGCAGAGACTTCATCctataaacacagacacacagagagtcacacACTGATCACCACTGCTATGCACTGCTATATAACATGGCTTATTTCCAAAGATGTGCTTGTtcagccagtctgtttctgctctcttgccaactccttatgaAATTGAAATGTTTGGCATAACAATGGCAGCAATGGAGTAGTGACgagtacaaacagatctgggaccaggctggtGGTTGTTGATGATTAGactgtatttgtgtgtattgggtataggttgtgaaattgttagatattactgcactgtcggagctagaagcacaagcatttcgctacacccgcaataacatctgctaaacacgtgtatgtgacaaataaaattgatttgatttacagaTCTCCCTCTATTCATAAATGATTGAAATTGATCATACATACTCGTGTCTGTCCTGCTCGGTGCGTCCCTGCTGGCCAGCGATGAAGATCCTCATCTTACAGTCCTTGAACTTCTTACGGGTGGTCAGAATGTAGGGCAGCAGTAGGGTTAGACCTGAGagtgagtgggagggagggatggagggagggagagggagggagagagtatacattgaattgagagagagacagacagacaaaaagttagatagacagacagacagacagcgagagagtgGTATATAATGAAGAGAGTGATATAGACATGCTGTGGTATATAATGTGTCACTTCCTATGTTTTTATcccatttttaatttttaatcctttttttatttatgtatttatttattattatgatgttttcattatttttgataaacatctttgtaaagcacattgaattgctttgatgtatgaattgtgctatataaataaacttGCTTGCTATAAAGAAAGGTCCCCTACCTCCGTCATCAAACATCCACCAAACGTCGATGGTTCCTTTGCCCTGTTTCCTCTGGAACTGAGTGCTGGTGGACACCAGCCTTTCATTCACCACCACTGCTTGGGGAGACTGCGGGGTCTTCACGGATgctgggggaggggggtgagaaAATAAAAGAGAAAAACAGTAACAATGTGTTTAATAATACAGGAATAGTAATGTACAACCAGGTacgctcagctctctctctcactctcactctcactctcactctcactctcactctgtctgtctgtgtgtgtctgtctgttagaAACAGAACCCAGTGtgacagggagatggagaggctgtcAGGTTGTGATTTCTGTAACAACAGTAGGTCTAAATGTTCCACATCTGAAGAACTGTACTCTTTGTTCCAGAGGCCAATGACAGTGAGTGTGTTATTGGATTACACCTTTAAAGAGAACAGCTGATTAGATTGTATTGTGATTGTGACAGGATGGTTCTCTCTGAACAGAAAACAAAACAGTTTCCTGAAATAGATGTTGGTTTCATTTGTTAGATgaatgaactctttggtctgatgGCAGAAAACTATTTTGGGGCTTTTAGaacactgcgtgtgtgtgtgtgcgtgtatgttggTACacgcccttgtgtgtgtgtgtgatctggtaCCTCTCGAAGTGAGGCCTTGTGTAGATAACTTCCGTGACTTCCTGAAGATGGATTTCCCCTTATTCTCCTCAGCCAGCTCTTctttctccagatccttctgCTCCTgggcctctctctccatctcctctgggGGGCGGTAGAGAGACACGTTACAACAGGGTACTaatcattagtgcacaccgtagccaTAGCAAagtgttttgcaatggaaaaagATACATTAAGTTTAGGTAGTCCCTCattgtttcagtccattttctccAGTTTTGTCCCTAGTGAATATGACCCATCTCCCTCACATTAGCCCACtgtttcccaaccctctcctggGGGTCCACCACACAGTCCACATGTTTGTTCTAACCCTGCACTAACACATCCATCAACTAATCACCAAGCCCTGGAGTGGTTGAATaaggtgtgttagtgctaggcTGGAACTAAAGCCTGCACACTCTGTATCTCTCCAGAACAGAAGTGACAATTAGATTAGTGTATCTATGACTcctgggttgtgtcccaaatgcaccctattccctatatagtgcactacctttgaccagggcccatagcccTGCAGTGGCTCTGTTGATAACAGCTTATTCAGTAGATGTTATTGCTAGGAGCTGATTAGATATGACCTTCagctactgcctctgatctatgAACCAAAGAGCTCACCTTATCAACTTTATCAATGTTGTCAATGTTATCAATAGTCATTGTATGATTGGGGTTGTTATATGAAACCAGCCACACAACAAACCATGAGTATCCTGACTGCTTCTGTTTCatacagtggtgtgtgtgtgtgtgtgtgtgtgtgtgtgtgtgtgtgtgtgtgtgtgtgtgtgtgtgtgtgtgtgtgtgtgtgtgtgtgtgtgtgtgtgtgtgtgtactcaccttGAGCCTTTATGATATGTGAGATGTCCAGTCCCTGGTTCATCCTTAGTACCACGGTTCCGTACTCAAAGTCAAATGCATCGCTAAAAACACACACCCGGCACAGAACACACACTTTAATAACACTCAGTTAGCACTAATCTTGGCTTATTTTGTGAGTGTGTCTGCGCTTgtgtgtacactgagtataccaaacattaggaacactttccaaACATTGAATTGcacgttggctggatgtcctttgggtggtggaccattcttgatacacatgggaaactgttgagcgttaaaaacccagcagcgttgcagttcttgacacaaaccggtgcgcctggcacctactaccataccctgttcaaaggcacttacatattttgtcttgcccattcacactctgtatggcacacatacacaatccatgtctcaattctttcaaggcttaaaaatcattctttaacctgtctcctccccttcatctacactgattgaagtggatttaacaggtgacatcaataagggatcatagctttcacctggattcacctggacagtctatgtcatggaaagagcaggtgttccacTCAGTGTATGAGTGTGACTTACTGCAGTACTCCTACATAGCTCTGTACGTCGGCTGTGTCTGCTGTCCTCCAGTCCTTCTTGAAGCCCATCATCAGAATGTTGGGTTTCAGACGACCCAGACCTGAAGACtaggacagagagggacaacaggtTATAGCAGACACTTGCATTCAAGCAGACCTGGGTCAAAAACATGGAAAATACTTATAGCTTTTCTGCCTGGTACAATAAAACCAATGGAATAATCTCCAAACTGCAAACTCCACCCACCCTGCATGCTGGTCAACTTAAATCAAGGTCACATTTGGAAGTATTTTACATATGTAATGTATTTGTCCCCAAGACCGCATCCTACTCAGAAAGGTGTGAAACCTTCTTCTAAAAAATTAAGTGTTTCCACTTTCCAGCAATCACACTTTTAATAATGAAAAGTAACATTCCAAAACACAGAAGTTAAGAATAGCCTAGTAAACAATACTATAAAGTGCTTAGTTTTACAGCCTGATCAACCTCCCTGACCTCTGAAGAGGTATTTGTCTGCAGGATCTCATTCACCATTCACTCCGGACCACCCAGACCACGCTGCACGGTCTTATCTCTGTTCCATGTGATAAAGACAACCATAACTGGACCATAACTCTGTCTTCTCCCTGCCTCATAACTAATACATCAGACCAGTTCTGGCTGGGCTGAAGGGAGGAAAGCTGTATAAAAACAGTGTAAAACTAGTCAAGACTAGTCTACGCCGCTTCGCTGCCAGACTGTTCTTGTTTCTTATGCTTTAGCACTAAGTCTCATCTCAGCTAGCATAGCCTGTTGTGGCATAAATGTGGAAATTGAGTAACTTTCAGCCCAACATTTTAGACAACCAACCCAACCTGTCCTGTAGTCTAGTTAACTTTGAACCACTTTGAACCATGACATGGTAACTGCTGAATAGTGATATTATATAGAAAACAGTTTTGACCATTAGGCCTGATATCTCCATAAATGTATTTATTGTACTCATGTAAGAGGCAATAATAAAAGCACAATAGAAAACCTTCCTATCATAATGGAGGTGTTATCTATTACAGATGACTAGTCCATGTGTAGGTAACTGCAGTAGTCATTAGCTACCACAGAGTCGTACCCCATGTGTACCCCATATATGTGTATCGGAGACAATTCTACGTTGAAATGTGtatctattagaggtgattataTGTCCAGGTAGTAGATGTGGAGCTGTACCTGCAGGAGGTTCTCAGTTCCCTGTCTGAAGGAGTCACAGGCCACGGCAGCGTAGAAGGCTTTCCTCT
The Coregonus clupeaformis isolate EN_2021a unplaced genomic scaffold, ASM2061545v1 scaf2735, whole genome shotgun sequence genome window above contains:
- the LOC123489086 gene encoding solute carrier family 12 member 1-like codes for the protein VNWGSSTQAVTFVSAVNNALSLTGVEDHIKNFRPQCIVLTGAPKNRPALLDLAHCFTKNYGLCLTCEVFVGPRTETLTDVNAGMEKNQMWLNKKKRKAFYAAVACDSFRQGTENLLQSSGLGRLKPNILMMGFKKDWRTADTADVQSYVGVLHDAFDFEYGTVVLRMNQGLDISHIIKAQEEMEREAQEQKDLEKEELAEENKGKSIFRKSRKLSTQGLTSRASVKTPQSPQAVVVNERLVSTSTQFQRKQGKGTIDVWWMFDDGGLTLLLPYILTTRKKFKDCKMRIFIAGQQGRTEQDRHEMKSLLEKFRIKYADIHVIDDITQNPNTSSWKMFEDMIEPFRLHEGSKSTTLAEALRKDNPWKISDAELDTFEEKTNLQVRLNELLQENSRAANLIIVSMPIARLGSVSDHLYMAWLDILTKNLPPTILIRGNHKSVLTFYS